A region from the Cannabis sativa cultivar Pink pepper isolate KNU-18-1 chromosome 9, ASM2916894v1, whole genome shotgun sequence genome encodes:
- the LOC115722856 gene encoding protein NRT1/ PTR FAMILY 8.3 produces METLEEQSSLLENQIPLLQNGGDTELYTGDSSVDANGKRAVKQNTGNWKACFFIIGAEFCEGLSFFGISSNLVTYFTKELHQGNAAAAKAVSAWQGTTYLTPFIGAIVADAYFGKYWTIAVFSTIYFIGLCALTLSASLPGPSSFFFICGLYLVALGTGGIKPCVSPFGGDQFDNTDSKERSKKRSFFNWFYFTMSIGIFIATTFLAWIQDNVGWGLGFGIPTMCMGIAIACFLFGTPFYRFQKPNGSPITRMCQVLVASCRNRNLEMPKDSNLLFESQENNSVMEGSCIKLKRTNTLKFLDKAAVMSSGDEISTSGKSFNPWRLCSVNQVEELKSFIGLLPIWACGIIFFVDAAQVSTMMLEQGMVMDTTIGSLTIPPVSLATFDVVVILLVIPIYDRVIVPFVKRFTGNEKGFTELQRIGIGHFIMVLSMSAAAVVEIYRLYLGKELGLVHQKISVPLSILWQIPQYVLVGIGKVFTSIGLIELFYEESPIGMRSLSSALLLLNISLGFYLNSFIVTMVTYFSTKGGKVGWIPDNLNEGHLDYFFWVLAALSFFNFLVYIIFAMKFAKNKKSAYY; encoded by the exons ATGGAAACTTTAGAAGAACAAAGCTCACTCTTGGAAAATCAAATTCCTCTTCTTCAG AATGGCGGAGACACCGAGCTTTATACCGGCGATAGCTCAGTTGACGCCAATGGAAAGCGCGCGGTGAAACAGAATACTGGGAATTGGAAAGCATGCTTCTTCATTATAG GTGCTGAATTTTGTGAAGGCTTGTCCTTCTTTGGTATTTCTAGTAATCTTGTTACTTATTTTACTAAAGAATTGCACCAAGGAAATGCGGCTGCTGCGAAAGCTGTTTCGGCTTGGCAAGGGACTACCTACCTCACACCCTTTATTGGAGCCATTGTTGCAGATGCTTACTTTGGAAAATATTGGACCATTGCTGTTTTCTCCACTATCTATTTCATA GGATTGTGTGCCTTGACTCTCTCAGCATCACTACCAGGACCAAGCTCTTTTTTCTTCATATGTGGACTTTATTTGGTTGCTTTAGGGACTGGTGGCATCAAACCATGTGTTTCACCATTTGGTGGGGATCAATTTGATAATACTGATTCAAAGGAGAGATCAAAGAAGAGATCTTTCTTCAACTGGTTTTACTTTACAATGTCCATTGGAATTTTCATAGCAACTACTTTTCTTGCATGGATTCAAGATAATGTTGGGTGGGGTTTAGGATTTGGTATTCCTACTATGTGTATGGGCATTGCCATTGCTTGTTTTCTATTTGGAACACCCTTTTATAGATTTCAAAAACCCAATGGAAGTCCAATTACTAGAATGTGCCAAGTTTTGGTTGCATCCTGTCGAAATCGAAATCTCGAGATGCCTAAAGACAGTAATCTTCTTTTTGAATCACAAGAAAACAATTCAGTTATGGAAGGAAGCTGCATTAAACTCAAACGCACTAATACATTGAA ATTTCTTGATAAGGCAGCTGTGATGTCTTCTGGTGATGAGATTAGTACTAGTGGGAAGTCCTTCAATCCATGGAGGCTTTGTAGTGTAAATCAAGTTGAAGAATTGAAGAGCTTTATTGGGTTGTTACCAATATGGGCATGTGGAATAATCTTCTTTGTTGATGCAGCTCAAGTTTCTACAATGATGCTAGAACAAGGGATGGTAATGGACACAACTATTGGTTCATTAACAATTCCACCAGTTTCACTTGCAACTTTTGATGTAGTTGTTATTCTTTTGGTTATTCCAATATATGATAGGGTAATTGTACCCTTTGTTAAGAGATTTACAGGCAATGAAAAAGGCTTCACCGAGTTGCAACGAATTGGGATCGGACACTTCATTATGGTTCTAAGCATGTCTGCAGCCGCGGTTGTAGAAATTTATAGACTTTACCTTGGGAAAGAACTTGGATTAGTTCACCAAAAAATAAGTGTACCACTTAGTATATTATGGCAAATACCTCAATATGTTTTGGTGGGAATTGGAAAGGTTTTCACTTCAATTGGACTAATAGAGTTGTTTTATGAAGAGTCACCAATTGGTATGAGGAGTTTAAGCAGTGCATTACTGCTTCTAAATATTTCATTAGGATTCTATTTGAACTCTTTTATTGTTACTATGGTAACTTACTTCTCAACAAAGGGTGGCAAGGTTGGATGGATACCAGATAATCTAAATGAAGGTCATCTTGATTATTTCTTTTGGGTTTTGGCAGCTCTTagcttcttcaattttttggtCTACATAATCTTTGCTATGAAGTTTGCAAAGAATAAGAAGTCTGCTTATTATTAA
- the LOC115722857 gene encoding protein NRT1/ PTR FAMILY 8.3-like: MKIIYLIFFFAKLNIYYLIRLFQVKFSVWFDWRVLEKMGMEDVVEDGLLQGESCDLYTGDGSTDIKGNSVLKQNTGNWKACIFILGTECCERLAYFGISTNLVTYFTHKLHQENVSAARNVTIWQGTCYFTPLIGAIVADSYWGRYWTITSFSIIYFIGMCALTLSASVPALGPAQYAVLLFGLYLVAFGTGGIKSCVSPFGADQFDDTDSKERIKKGSFFNWFYFAIYIGILVSTTFLVWIQDNAGWGLGFGIAALFMGIALVGFVSGTHLYRFQKPVGSPFTRMCQTLVASCRKWNLEVPEDSTLLYEIHDRSSAIEGNLKLEHTDTLQCLDKAAVLSDAERSSGDLTNPWTLCSVSQVEEFKTMIHLIPLLATGIVFSSVYAQISTTFVEQGMMMNTTVYSFTIPPASLYTFDVIAVLSLLPIYDRVIVPIVRKFTGEEKGFNELQRMGIGLFISVLCMLAAAVLETLRLQLAKDLDLVHEKEAVPLSILWQIPQYLFMGTAEIFTYIGQLQFFYEQAPDSLRSLCCALALFSLSLGYYLSSFLLTIVTYFTTKDGKSGWIPDNLNEGHLDYFFWLLGALSLLNALVFTFLAIKFKQKKSS, translated from the exons atgaaaataatatatcttatctttttctTTGCTAAACTGAATATATATTATCTTATCAGATTGTTTCAAGTCAAATTTTCAGTTTGGTTTGATTGGAGAGTGTTGGAGAAAATGGGCATGGAGGATGTGGTTGAAGATGGTCTTCTTCAG GGGGAAAGTTGTGACCTTTACACTGGTGATGGCTCCACTGATATAAAGGGCAATTCTGTGCTGAAACAAAATACTGGAAATTGGAAAGCTTGCATCTTTATTCttg GTACTGAATGTTGTGAACGCTTGGCCTACTTTGGTATTTCCACTAATCTAGTTACTTATTTTACTCACAAACTTCACCAAGAAAATGTGTCAGCAGCTAGAAATGTCACCATTTGGCAGGGAACATGCTATTTCACTCCCCTTATTGGAGCCATTGTAGCAGATTCCTACTGGGGAAGATATTGGACAATCACCTCATTTTCGATAATCTACTTCATC GGAATGTGTGCTTTGACTCTCTCGGCATCAGTTCCGGCTTTAGGTCCAGCACAATATGCAGTATTACTATTTGGACTTTATCTGGTTGCATTTGGGACTGGTGGGATCAAATCATGTGTTTCACCTTTTGGTGCAGATCAATTTGATGATACTGACTCAAAGGAAAGAATCAAAAAGGGGTCTTTCTTTAACTGGTTTTATTTCGCAATTTACATTGGTATTCTTGTTTCAACTACCTTTCTTGTGTGGATTCAAGACAATGCTGGATGGGGTTTAGGATTTGGTATTGCTGCATTGTTTATGGGCATTGCTCTTGTTGGTTTTGTTTCTGGTACTCACCTCTACAGATTTCAGAAACCAGTGGGGAGCCCTTTCACAAGAATGTGCCAAACTTTGGTTGCATCGTGTCGTAAGTGGAATCTCGAGGTGCCTGAAGACAGTACTCTTCTGTATGAAATACATGACAGAAGCTCTGCTATTGAAGGAAACCTCAAATTGGAACATACCGATACATTGCA GTGCCTTGATAAAGCTGCTGTGCTTTCCGACGCTGAGAGAAGTAGCGGGGACTTAACCAATCCTTGGACGCTTTGCAGTGTATCTCAGGTCGAAGAATTCAAGACGATGATACATTTGATTCCACTCTTGGCAACTGGAATAGTCTTTTCTTCCGTTTATGCCCAAATATCCACAACATTTGTGGAACAAGGGATGATGATGAACACAACAGTTTATTCTTTCACCATTCCTCCAGCCTCTCTATACACTTTTGATGTCATTGCAGTTCTTTCTTTGCTTCCCATTTACGACAGAGTAATCGTCCCAATTGTGAGGAAATTCACAGGCGAAGAGAAAGGTTTCAACGAGTTGCAGCGAATGGGAATTGGCCTCTTCATTTCAGTCTTATGCATGTTAGCTGCTGCAGTGTTAGAAACTCTTCGGTTGCAGCTAGCCAAGGACCTCGATTTAGTTCACGAAAAAGAGGCTGTACCATTAAGTATCCTATGGCAAATACCCCAATACCTTTTTATGGGAACTGCAGAGATATTCACCTATATTGGTCAACTTCAGTTCTTCTATGAACAGGCTCCAGATAGTCTGAGGAGTCTATGCTGTGCATTAGCTCTTTTTTCACTTTCATTAGGTTACTATTTGAGCTCCTTTCTTTTGACTATTGTAACTTACTTCACAACAAAAGATGGCAAGAGTGGATGGATACCAGACAATCTGAATGAGGGTCATCTTGATTATTTCTTTTGGCTTTTGGGAGCCCTTAGCTTGTTAAATGCATTGGTGTTCACATTCTTAGCCATCAAGTTCAAACAGAAAAAGTCTTCTTAA
- the LOC115722859 gene encoding transcription termination factor MTERF15, mitochondrial isoform X1, which translates to MAKASVMRGVSFNLLRNQSPIFPNQDSQSFSTIPIKSNSRLPQQSHYRNQISIANLLQRYGFPSSLLHSFLSKNNRFLLQMNLKDMEKSLGILFSFKIPQNELVSLVCECPGVLDCHFLNNWEMSFSQLGLSTVSPSMVRSVLEHSRKYHLDPNGFFKTLVVLRGMGFNNATLSRVLEGFPEVTLMNESEIRRRVEFLMAGIPMSAEGVDWILHSFPEVLGFGVEDRLKPLISEFKALGFDNDLISREISRDPRILSMELGELSRCFELLRSLKCRVAILEKIYSEGEFRAGFEVKLRVDYFCKQGLTRREAFEVLWKEPRSIVYKMEEVEKKVDFLVNRMKFNIRCLLDVPEYVGVNFDKQIVPRFNVIEYLRSKDGLGSLIGLRALIKPSRLKFYNLYVKPYPECLKFFGRYSDDVEVKSQQPVGLWKILKPQSKPATKEDVENMKVFMKL; encoded by the coding sequence atGGCCAAAGCAAGTGTAATGAGAGGAGTCTCTTTTAATCTTCTTCGGAATCAGTCGCCAATTTTCCCGAACCAAGATTCTCAATCATTCTCAACAATCCCAATCAAGAGCAATTCCAGGCTCCCTCAACAATCCCATTACAGGAATCAAATCTCCATTGCTAATCTGCTTCAAAGGTATGGCTTCCCGTCTTCTTTGCTCCACAGTTTTCTCTCAAAGAACAATCGTTTTTTACTGCAGATGAACCTAAAGGACATGGAAAAGTCCCTTGGTATTCTTTTCAGCTTCAAAATTCCCCAAAATGAACTTGTATCTTTGGTCTGTGAATGTCCTGGTGTTTTGGATTGCCATTTTCTTAATAATTGGGAAATGAGTTTTTCACAATTGGGGCTTTCGACGGTTTCTCCATCGATGGTTAGGAGTGTTTTAGAACATTCTAGAAAGTATCACTTAGACCCTAATGGTTTTTTCAAAACCCTTGTTGTTTTGAGGGGTATGGGGTTTAACAATGCTACTCTGAGTAGGGTTTTAGAAGGTTTTCCCGAGGTGACTTTGATGAACGAGAGTGAAATTCGAAGGAGAGTTGAATTCTTGATGGCTGGGATTCCCATGTCAGCAGAAGGAGTTGATTGGATTCTGCATTCCTTCCCGGAGGTGTTAGGGTTCGGGGTGGAAGATAGGTTGAAGCCATTGATTTCTGAGTTTAAAGCGCTGGGGTTTGATAATGATTTGATAAGCAGAGAAATTAGTAGAGACCCAAGAATTCTCAGTATGGAATTAGGCGAACTTTCGCGGTGTTTTGAATTATTGAGGAGTTTGAAATGTAGAGTGGCAATCCTGGAGAAGATCTATAGTGAGGGTGAGTTTAGAGCAGGCTTTGAAGTGAAGTTGAGAGTTGACTACTTTTGCAAGCAAGGTTTGACTCGCAGAGAGGCCTTTGAAGTGTTATGGAAGGAGCCGAGATCAATTGTGTACAAGATGGAAGAAGTCGAAAAGAAAGTCGATTTTTTAGTGAATAGGATGAAATTCAACATTCGTTGCTTGCTTGATGTTCCAGAGTATGTTGGTGTGAATTTCGATAAGCAGATAGTTCCTCGGTTCAATGTAATTGAGTATTTAAGATCAAAAGACGGGCTTGGTTCTTTAATTGGTTTACGAGCACTGATCAAGCCTAGTAGACTGAAGTTCTACAACCTTTATGTGAAGCCTTATCCGGAGTGTCTGAAGTTTTTCGGGAGGTATTCAGATGATGTTGAAGTCAAAAGCCAACAACCAGTTGGATTATGGAAGATTTTGAAACCACAGAGCAAACCAGCAACCAAAGAAGATGTGGAAAACATGAAAGTGTTTATGAAATTATAA
- the LOC115722859 gene encoding transcription termination factor MTERF15, mitochondrial isoform X2: MNLKDMEKSLGILFSFKIPQNELVSLVCECPGVLDCHFLNNWEMSFSQLGLSTVSPSMVRSVLEHSRKYHLDPNGFFKTLVVLRGMGFNNATLSRVLEGFPEVTLMNESEIRRRVEFLMAGIPMSAEGVDWILHSFPEVLGFGVEDRLKPLISEFKALGFDNDLISREISRDPRILSMELGELSRCFELLRSLKCRVAILEKIYSEGEFRAGFEVKLRVDYFCKQGLTRREAFEVLWKEPRSIVYKMEEVEKKVDFLVNRMKFNIRCLLDVPEYVGVNFDKQIVPRFNVIEYLRSKDGLGSLIGLRALIKPSRLKFYNLYVKPYPECLKFFGRYSDDVEVKSQQPVGLWKILKPQSKPATKEDVENMKVFMKL, encoded by the coding sequence ATGAACCTAAAGGACATGGAAAAGTCCCTTGGTATTCTTTTCAGCTTCAAAATTCCCCAAAATGAACTTGTATCTTTGGTCTGTGAATGTCCTGGTGTTTTGGATTGCCATTTTCTTAATAATTGGGAAATGAGTTTTTCACAATTGGGGCTTTCGACGGTTTCTCCATCGATGGTTAGGAGTGTTTTAGAACATTCTAGAAAGTATCACTTAGACCCTAATGGTTTTTTCAAAACCCTTGTTGTTTTGAGGGGTATGGGGTTTAACAATGCTACTCTGAGTAGGGTTTTAGAAGGTTTTCCCGAGGTGACTTTGATGAACGAGAGTGAAATTCGAAGGAGAGTTGAATTCTTGATGGCTGGGATTCCCATGTCAGCAGAAGGAGTTGATTGGATTCTGCATTCCTTCCCGGAGGTGTTAGGGTTCGGGGTGGAAGATAGGTTGAAGCCATTGATTTCTGAGTTTAAAGCGCTGGGGTTTGATAATGATTTGATAAGCAGAGAAATTAGTAGAGACCCAAGAATTCTCAGTATGGAATTAGGCGAACTTTCGCGGTGTTTTGAATTATTGAGGAGTTTGAAATGTAGAGTGGCAATCCTGGAGAAGATCTATAGTGAGGGTGAGTTTAGAGCAGGCTTTGAAGTGAAGTTGAGAGTTGACTACTTTTGCAAGCAAGGTTTGACTCGCAGAGAGGCCTTTGAAGTGTTATGGAAGGAGCCGAGATCAATTGTGTACAAGATGGAAGAAGTCGAAAAGAAAGTCGATTTTTTAGTGAATAGGATGAAATTCAACATTCGTTGCTTGCTTGATGTTCCAGAGTATGTTGGTGTGAATTTCGATAAGCAGATAGTTCCTCGGTTCAATGTAATTGAGTATTTAAGATCAAAAGACGGGCTTGGTTCTTTAATTGGTTTACGAGCACTGATCAAGCCTAGTAGACTGAAGTTCTACAACCTTTATGTGAAGCCTTATCCGGAGTGTCTGAAGTTTTTCGGGAGGTATTCAGATGATGTTGAAGTCAAAAGCCAACAACCAGTTGGATTATGGAAGATTTTGAAACCACAGAGCAAACCAGCAACCAAAGAAGATGTGGAAAACATGAAAGTGTTTATGAAATTATAA